The Rhodopseudomonas palustris genome window below encodes:
- a CDS encoding transketolase family protein, translating into MSDARPIAMRDAFLERIWRAMEDDEAIFFACADFGSPVLDRIRGDYPQRFVNVGIAEQQLINVSAGLALEGYKLFAYAIAPFITMRCYEQIRVSLALLSTVRPMNVNLIGVGAGYSYVVSGPTHQCYEDLTLMRALPNMQVLSPADHVTAASLFDHCVSAPGPKYLRFDAQLLPVVYNTPPDLGAGFHVHRRGARLCLVATGYMLHTAFAAADRLAAETGDAVGVIDLFDLARFDCDALAAELSGYAGLVSLEEGFRGRGGMDALLFEFIARRGLSGRLLNIGVEGGYRFELGSRAELHEQVGIGPNAVTEQIKSFQETLR; encoded by the coding sequence GTGAGCGACGCCAGACCGATTGCGATGCGCGACGCGTTCCTGGAGCGGATCTGGCGCGCTATGGAGGACGACGAGGCGATCTTCTTCGCTTGCGCGGATTTCGGGTCGCCGGTGCTGGACCGGATCCGCGGCGACTATCCGCAGCGCTTCGTCAACGTCGGGATCGCCGAGCAGCAGCTGATCAACGTGTCGGCGGGTCTGGCGCTGGAAGGCTACAAGCTATTCGCCTACGCAATCGCGCCATTCATCACGATGCGCTGCTACGAGCAAATCCGGGTCAGCTTGGCGCTGCTGTCAACGGTGCGGCCGATGAACGTCAACCTGATCGGGGTTGGGGCCGGCTACAGCTACGTGGTGTCGGGTCCGACGCACCAGTGCTACGAGGACCTGACGCTGATGCGGGCACTGCCGAACATGCAGGTACTGTCGCCGGCGGACCACGTCACGGCGGCGTCGCTGTTCGATCACTGCGTATCAGCGCCGGGCCCGAAATATCTTCGGTTCGACGCTCAGCTTCTGCCCGTAGTGTACAACACCCCGCCGGACCTCGGCGCCGGCTTCCACGTCCACCGCCGCGGCGCGCGGCTATGCCTGGTGGCGACCGGCTACATGCTGCACACCGCGTTCGCGGCGGCCGACCGACTCGCGGCCGAGACCGGGGACGCCGTCGGGGTGATCGATCTGTTCGACCTGGCGCGATTCGACTGCGATGCTCTGGCGGCAGAGCTGTCCGGCTATGCCGGACTGGTCAGCCTGGAGGAAGGCTTCCGCGGCCGCGGCGGCATGGACGCGCTGCTGTTCGAGTTCATCGCACGGCGCGGCCTGTCCGGCCGGCTCTTGAACATCGGTGTCGAGGGCGGCTACCGCTTCGAACTTGGCAGCCGCGCCGAACTCCATGAACAGGTCGGCATCGGACCAAACGCCGTTACCGAACAAATCAAATCATTCCAAGAGACGCTTCGGTGA
- a CDS encoding transketolase, translated as MTTETRLRIGGNALAGLPARARWVWRETLALNLLAPETRLASSLSSIEIFVALYYGGVLAFDPKRPLAAERDRCVISKGHGSICMYPILADLGFFPVEELSRICQAGSFLGGIPDPVIPGYETVNGSLGHGLGVASGMALGLQRGGGAERSVFVVTGDGELHEGANWEAIMFAAQHGLDNLHLIVDDNRISMLGFTDDIVSHDDLAARLTAFGWSCARVDGHDVEAVRAALLAMKVVRDGRPKALLARTVKGRGVPGLENVALSHILTPKRELLDRLLETTA; from the coding sequence ATGACGACTGAGACGAGGCTCAGGATCGGCGGGAACGCGCTGGCGGGCTTGCCTGCGCGTGCGCGGTGGGTGTGGCGCGAGACGCTTGCGCTGAACCTTCTGGCGCCGGAGACGCGTCTGGCGTCGTCGCTGTCTTCGATCGAGATCTTCGTGGCGCTGTATTACGGTGGGGTGCTGGCGTTCGACCCGAAGCGGCCGCTGGCGGCGGAGCGCGACCGCTGCGTGATCAGCAAGGGCCACGGCTCGATCTGCATGTATCCGATCCTGGCCGATCTGGGGTTTTTCCCGGTCGAGGAGCTGTCGCGGATCTGTCAGGCCGGCAGCTTTCTCGGCGGCATCCCCGATCCGGTGATTCCCGGCTACGAGACGGTGAACGGCTCACTCGGCCACGGCCTCGGGGTGGCGAGCGGCATGGCGTTGGGCTTGCAACGGGGCGGCGGCGCCGAGCGCAGCGTGTTCGTCGTCACCGGCGACGGCGAACTGCACGAGGGTGCTAACTGGGAGGCGATCATGTTCGCGGCCCAGCACGGGCTGGACAATCTGCATCTGATCGTCGACGACAACCGCATCAGCATGCTTGGCTTCACCGACGACATCGTCAGCCACGACGATCTGGCGGCGCGGTTGACAGCGTTCGGCTGGAGCTGCGCGCGGGTCGACGGCCACGACGTCGAGGCGGTGCGCGCGGCGCTACTGGCGATGAAGGTGGTACGCGACGGCCGGCCGAAGGCGCTGCTGGCGCGCACGGTAAAGGGCCGCGGCGTGCCGGGGCTTGAGAACGTGGCGCTGTCGCATATCCTGACACCGAAGCGCGAGTTGCTCGACCGCCTGCTGGAGACGACCGCGTGA
- a CDS encoding NAD-dependent epimerase: MRILVTGTAGFIGSELAIRLLERGETVVGIDNHNDYYDPVIKEARLARHADHPRYTHLRIDLADRAAIESAFATHRPDRVVNLAAQAGVRYSIDNPLAYINSNIVGFAHILEGCRHHGVDHLVYASSSSVYGGNTTMPFSVHHNVDHPLSLYAASKKSNELMAHTYSHLYGLPTSGLRFFTVYGPWGRPDMALFKFTKAIISGEKLQIFNYGRHRRDFTYIDDIVEGVIRVLDRPAPPNAEWTGAAPDPGSSNAPWRVYNIGNNNPVELMDYIAALEQALGKTAQVELLPLQQGDVPNTYADVSDLVEQFHYKPSTTIEQGISRFVDWYRSYFDGTA; this comes from the coding sequence ATGCGAATTCTTGTCACCGGCACCGCCGGCTTCATTGGATCGGAGCTAGCAATCCGCTTGCTCGAACGGGGCGAGACCGTCGTTGGCATCGACAATCACAACGACTACTACGACCCCGTCATCAAGGAAGCCAGATTGGCGCGGCACGCCGATCACCCTCGCTACACTCACCTTAGGATTGATCTGGCGGACCGCGCCGCCATCGAATCCGCCTTCGCGACCCATCGCCCAGATCGGGTGGTGAATCTCGCGGCACAGGCGGGTGTGCGCTATTCGATCGACAACCCGCTGGCCTACATCAACAGCAACATCGTCGGCTTCGCCCACATTCTCGAGGGTTGCCGGCACCACGGCGTTGACCATCTCGTCTATGCTAGCAGTTCGAGCGTATATGGCGGCAACACGACAATGCCGTTCTCAGTGCATCACAACGTCGACCATCCGCTCTCACTCTATGCCGCAAGTAAGAAGAGCAACGAGTTGATGGCGCATACCTACAGCCATCTCTACGGCCTGCCGACCAGCGGCCTGCGGTTTTTCACCGTCTACGGGCCGTGGGGGCGCCCCGATATGGCGCTGTTCAAATTCACCAAAGCGATCATTTCGGGTGAAAAACTGCAGATCTTTAACTATGGAAGGCACCGCCGCGACTTCACCTACATCGACGACATCGTCGAGGGCGTCATTCGCGTACTGGATCGCCCAGCGCCACCGAACGCGGAATGGACCGGGGCCGCGCCGGATCCGGGCAGCAGCAACGCACCCTGGCGTGTCTACAACATCGGGAACAACAATCCCGTCGAACTGATGGACTACATTGCGGCGCTCGAGCAGGCGTTGGGAAAGACGGCTCAGGTCGAACTGCTACCACTGCAGCAGGGCGACGTTCCAAACACCTATGCCGACGTGTCGGATCTGGTTGAACAGTTCCATTACAAGCCGTCGACGACCATCGAGCAGGGAATCTCTAGATTCGTCGATTGGTACCGTAGTTATTTCGACGGTACGGCTTGA
- a CDS encoding O-antigen ligase family protein — translation MFFAERSPTAGTPVAASPVVKAGISQRRNYLLLATILAAPYFYIRPYGFDFSRGTSLSLVDIGLFALLISALTEQRANLVRQFGNCVYAKIGVTFVLVAMIAAALGRYLIQFETPLKWWNFLSVLSQYGFVLIALPWLAMYYLPLDLRKSIRWIALAYLPPMLLGLILVNHSSPDDLRSLFYSINRGIGTYGNANSFAVVILLVLPYYVYLSLTERGAWQILGYAGSAVSIVSLLLTVSFSSILTLSVMIAVVALFLMWRFGLRLREWRDVIRFVSLTGSLTLALALAICLYEPQVLTDLSPRFATAKAGLAGQGLEAIGSGSQRMELMEAALHIIGQQKGNLLWGNGLGNARFSELFTFGDVSLDVHNLYLLLWLEAGLAGMCLFASFLLAAIIFALRRATYWRAEAVTIGMSVFAMAVSAMSYPHLYLRYFWIPLLPAFLLARKPNTADAAHS, via the coding sequence ATGTTTTTTGCGGAACGAAGCCCGACTGCTGGCACACCGGTTGCGGCCAGTCCTGTCGTGAAAGCAGGGATTTCTCAACGCCGAAACTATCTTCTGCTCGCGACCATCCTTGCCGCGCCCTACTTCTACATTCGTCCCTATGGATTCGACTTTTCGCGCGGCACCAGCCTTAGCCTCGTGGATATCGGTCTGTTTGCCCTTCTGATCTCTGCGCTCACTGAGCAGCGCGCGAATCTCGTGCGGCAATTCGGCAATTGCGTCTATGCCAAGATCGGGGTCACTTTCGTCTTGGTAGCTATGATCGCCGCTGCGCTCGGCCGCTACCTGATCCAGTTTGAAACGCCACTGAAATGGTGGAACTTTCTCTCCGTACTCTCCCAATACGGATTTGTTCTGATCGCCCTGCCGTGGCTGGCGATGTATTACCTACCGTTGGACCTTCGGAAGAGCATTCGCTGGATCGCGCTCGCCTATCTGCCACCGATGCTGCTTGGGCTCATCCTCGTGAACCACTCCAGTCCGGACGACCTAAGAAGCCTCTTTTACTCAATCAACCGCGGCATCGGCACCTATGGGAATGCCAACTCCTTCGCAGTGGTAATCCTACTGGTCCTGCCTTACTACGTCTACCTGTCTCTCACAGAGAGGGGCGCCTGGCAGATCCTGGGCTATGCGGGATCCGCAGTATCAATTGTATCTCTCCTACTTACCGTCTCCTTCAGCTCGATCCTGACACTCTCGGTGATGATCGCCGTCGTGGCACTTTTCCTGATGTGGCGTTTTGGACTGAGGCTACGAGAGTGGCGCGACGTGATCAGGTTCGTATCTTTGACCGGCTCACTGACGTTGGCACTTGCTCTTGCCATCTGCCTCTATGAACCTCAGGTGCTCACCGATTTGTCTCCCCGATTCGCAACCGCGAAGGCAGGGCTAGCGGGCCAAGGCCTGGAAGCAATCGGCTCCGGCTCCCAGCGGATGGAGCTGATGGAAGCGGCTCTGCACATTATCGGCCAGCAGAAGGGCAATCTTCTGTGGGGCAACGGACTGGGGAACGCCCGTTTCTCGGAGCTGTTCACGTTCGGCGACGTATCGCTCGACGTTCATAACCTCTATCTACTGCTTTGGCTGGAGGCAGGCTTGGCCGGAATGTGCTTGTTCGCCAGCTTCCTTTTAGCAGCAATCATCTTCGCGCTTCGGCGCGCCACTTACTGGCGCGCTGAAGCGGTAACGATCGGCATGTCGGTATTCGCAATGGCGGTATCGGCCATGAGCTATCCACACCTCTATCTTCGCTATTTCTGGATCCCGTTGCTCCCCGCCTTCTTGCTGGCGCGCAAACCGAACACCGCTGATGCCGCCCATTCGTAG
- a CDS encoding glycosyltransferase, translating into MPPIRRVLALSHFNVGINRVFEDYCNGISANASEYHFIDYVDAYRKFGHCGFEDYIERFAAKHGITHVVFVWWSCDLTFDPTFLARLASKARLVMNFFDTEYFFEGVDRYLAQSADLVMLPDELSRHRYEHLGIPAHTSFALFDRHAYRRDPEIRPDIDVAFVGNIKQADRAEYIHFLKSNGIRVEAFGHGTDNGFVDFDDMVRLFNRARINLNFTGTSNFDNYAITLPRINQRIRQSKGRPIEIALSGGFILSQYAVGIEAMFEPGREFDVFRTKEELLSKVRHYLDHEDERSAMALRAHERAIANYDTERGFAKIFAKLDSLPRQTPTSLYLDKEFRRNYVAFRFFYLALFLLEGKFARAVEELSVGARTGRIAWSAAYHFFIRGVLHFLREHPRLEAIAKGARSRLPWIRIKY; encoded by the coding sequence ATGCCGCCCATTCGTAGAGTTCTTGCACTTAGTCATTTCAACGTCGGCATCAACCGGGTCTTCGAAGACTACTGCAATGGCATCAGCGCGAATGCGAGCGAATACCACTTCATCGACTACGTCGATGCTTACCGCAAATTTGGGCACTGCGGCTTCGAAGACTACATAGAGCGTTTCGCTGCCAAACATGGCATCACTCACGTGGTTTTCGTCTGGTGGTCCTGCGATCTGACCTTCGATCCGACCTTCCTGGCCCGCCTCGCCAGCAAGGCGCGACTCGTAATGAACTTCTTCGATACGGAGTACTTCTTCGAGGGGGTCGACCGCTACCTCGCACAATCGGCAGATCTGGTGATGCTGCCCGATGAACTGTCGCGCCATCGCTACGAACACCTCGGTATCCCAGCGCACACCTCTTTCGCGCTGTTCGATCGACACGCCTACCGACGCGATCCCGAGATCCGCCCGGATATCGATGTTGCTTTCGTCGGCAACATCAAGCAGGCCGACCGAGCGGAATACATCCACTTTCTCAAATCGAATGGCATTCGCGTCGAAGCGTTCGGCCACGGGACCGACAACGGCTTCGTCGACTTCGATGACATGGTGCGGCTGTTCAATCGCGCTCGCATCAACCTAAACTTCACGGGCACATCCAATTTCGACAACTACGCGATCACACTCCCCCGCATCAACCAACGGATACGACAGTCGAAGGGACGACCGATCGAGATCGCGTTAAGCGGCGGCTTCATTCTGAGCCAGTACGCGGTCGGGATCGAAGCGATGTTCGAGCCCGGACGCGAGTTCGACGTATTCCGAACCAAAGAAGAGCTACTATCCAAGGTCAGGCACTATCTCGATCATGAAGATGAGCGCTCTGCCATGGCCTTAAGGGCCCACGAACGAGCCATCGCAAACTACGATACCGAGCGAGGATTCGCCAAGATCTTTGCAAAACTCGACAGTCTACCGCGGCAGACGCCCACTTCGCTGTATCTGGACAAGGAGTTTCGCCGCAATTACGTTGCATTCAGGTTCTTCTACCTTGCGCTCTTCCTGCTCGAAGGCAAATTTGCCCGCGCGGTCGAAGAACTCAGCGTTGGCGCACGGACCGGCCGCATCGCATGGTCCGCAGCCTATCATTTCTTCATCAGGGGCGTGCTGCATTTTCTGAGAGAACATCCTCGACTTGAAGCTATCGCCAAGGGCGCAAGAAGCCGGTTGCCGTGGATCAGAATAAAATACTGA
- a CDS encoding glycosyltransferase, protein MIKVAHIITGLSVGGAEGMLLEILRRIDRSTFDCRVLSLTGEGPLAEEFRKIGIITDTVTFGASPAALIATLDLIRWLRDFGPDVVQTWMPHANLIGAGAALAMGIKARCWSLHAGNLDRKYYSNSTYAIIRLSAALSKWLPNRIISCSRRGWEAHERIGYDPTGALIIPNGVDVERMSPHPIARELVRSEIGIDLHTPLVGMIARFDPQKNHMGFLIAAGLINEIDPSVHFVLAGDRADGSNSVLVDTIHRGGLTDRFHLLGRRNDIPSLLSALDVLASPSHGEAFPVALIEAMACEIPCVVTNAGDSAAIVGETGRVVECGNMRGLAQGILELLQLPKMKRRELGQLARLRVLQHFDINQTVLMYEGVYRTLMKNASLLPPGSEKRQSRGLSE, encoded by the coding sequence ATGATCAAAGTCGCACACATTATCACCGGCCTATCGGTCGGCGGCGCCGAAGGAATGCTGCTGGAGATCCTTCGCCGTATAGACCGCAGCACCTTCGATTGCCGAGTCTTATCGCTGACGGGCGAAGGGCCACTAGCAGAAGAATTCCGCAAGATCGGCATTATCACCGACACCGTGACGTTCGGCGCCAGCCCAGCTGCACTGATCGCAACCTTGGATTTGATTCGATGGTTGCGTGATTTTGGCCCAGATGTGGTCCAAACGTGGATGCCACATGCCAATCTCATCGGGGCGGGCGCGGCGCTTGCCATGGGCATTAAAGCAAGATGCTGGTCGCTGCATGCCGGAAACCTCGATCGCAAATACTATAGCAACTCAACCTATGCAATCATACGCTTGAGTGCCGCTCTTTCGAAATGGCTGCCAAATCGCATCATATCGTGTTCGAGACGCGGTTGGGAGGCTCATGAACGCATCGGATATGATCCCACCGGCGCGCTGATCATTCCGAACGGAGTGGATGTCGAGCGCATGTCGCCCCATCCAATCGCACGAGAATTAGTTCGTAGCGAGATTGGCATTGACCTGCATACACCTCTTGTAGGAATGATAGCCAGATTTGATCCGCAAAAGAATCACATGGGATTCCTGATAGCAGCGGGCCTAATCAACGAGATTGATCCAAGCGTGCACTTCGTCTTGGCTGGAGATCGAGCTGACGGCTCGAATAGCGTGCTGGTTGATACCATCCACCGCGGAGGCTTGACTGATCGCTTTCACCTTCTCGGCCGCAGGAACGACATCCCGAGCTTGCTAAGCGCTCTCGATGTTTTAGCTTCCCCTTCCCATGGAGAAGCTTTTCCGGTTGCTCTTATAGAGGCGATGGCCTGCGAGATACCCTGCGTCGTTACCAATGCTGGCGATTCGGCCGCGATCGTTGGCGAAACGGGACGTGTCGTAGAATGCGGAAATATGCGCGGACTTGCCCAAGGCATCCTCGAGCTTCTGCAACTTCCAAAAATGAAGAGGCGCGAGCTTGGACAGCTAGCACGCCTTCGAGTACTGCAGCATTTTGATATCAACCAAACCGTGCTGATGTACGAAGGCGTTTACCGCACTTTGATGAAGAATGCCTCTTTACTCCCGCCGGGATCAGAGAAACGTCAGAGTCGAGGCCTATCCGAATGA
- a CDS encoding ABC transporter ATP-binding protein, which translates to MIESFYRASSIRKARGGTVGQLLRLWGHLTPRRRWQFGLLLVFMLVGAVMEVISLGAVLPFLGALADPDGPTTRAAMSRLTAWTGVDPGNPILFLTILFAVTALVAGGMRLVLLRASTWLTFNAGADLSMEIFRRTLYQPYAVHVARNSAELISGITVKTNSVMFDVLLPSLTLLNSSVVLIFMVAALIAIDPVIALGSAVVFAGCYVLLASQTHIRLAADSQVISREQVNALKALQEGLGGIRDVLVNGTQTFFCQQYRGADLAVRQAQARNLFTSGSPRYVMESLGMATIALLALYLYSRGGLTAALPTLGALALGVQRMLPAFQQGYNSWSLIMGHQATLEDALALLDQPMPRGDSLRERLPFHKELRLDHVKFRYSSVQDWVLDIESLSIRRGARVGIIGTTGSGKSTLLDLIMGLLPPSEGKIWIDETEVTEDNVVAWRRSVAHVSQSLYLADSTIAENIAFGVPRHEIDRGRVSRAAEMAQIAGFIDGLSEGFDTMVGEQGVRLSGGQRQRIGIARALYKDATVLALDEATSALDNETEAAVMESIDALDRDMTLLIVAHRMSTLRGCDIVLSLENGRVTRVIADRAKIAEFGTPPIALAKS; encoded by the coding sequence GTGATTGAATCTTTTTATAGGGCTTCGTCGATCCGGAAGGCCCGAGGCGGAACCGTCGGCCAGCTGCTGCGGCTGTGGGGGCATCTGACGCCGCGCCGACGCTGGCAGTTCGGGCTGCTGCTCGTCTTTATGCTGGTCGGCGCGGTGATGGAGGTCATATCCCTCGGCGCGGTGCTGCCCTTCCTCGGCGCGCTCGCCGACCCGGATGGACCAACCACCCGCGCCGCGATGAGCCGATTGACTGCGTGGACGGGCGTGGATCCCGGCAATCCGATCCTGTTTCTCACAATCCTGTTCGCTGTGACCGCGCTTGTCGCTGGCGGCATGCGGCTCGTGCTGCTGCGAGCGTCGACCTGGCTGACGTTCAACGCCGGTGCCGATCTGAGCATGGAGATCTTCCGACGAACGCTGTACCAGCCCTACGCCGTCCACGTGGCGCGCAACAGCGCCGAGCTGATCAGCGGGATCACCGTCAAGACCAATTCGGTGATGTTCGACGTCCTGTTGCCGAGTCTGACGCTTCTAAACTCGTCGGTGGTGCTGATATTCATGGTCGCAGCACTGATCGCGATCGATCCGGTCATCGCGCTCGGTTCGGCCGTCGTTTTCGCAGGCTGCTATGTGCTGCTGGCGAGCCAGACGCATATCCGTCTTGCAGCCGACAGCCAAGTCATTTCCCGGGAGCAAGTTAACGCGCTCAAAGCCCTGCAGGAAGGCCTGGGCGGCATCCGCGACGTACTCGTCAACGGAACTCAGACCTTTTTTTGCCAGCAGTACAGGGGCGCTGACCTGGCGGTCCGTCAGGCGCAAGCGCGCAACCTGTTCACCTCCGGAAGCCCGCGCTACGTGATGGAGTCGCTCGGCATGGCAACGATCGCGTTGCTTGCCCTCTATCTTTACAGCCGAGGCGGCCTCACCGCGGCGCTTCCGACACTCGGCGCGCTCGCGCTAGGGGTCCAGCGCATGCTACCCGCGTTCCAGCAGGGCTACAATTCCTGGTCGCTGATCATGGGGCATCAGGCGACGCTCGAGGACGCGTTGGCGTTGCTCGACCAGCCCATGCCGCGAGGCGATTCGCTTAGAGAGCGGCTTCCATTCCACAAGGAGCTGAGACTCGATCACGTCAAGTTTCGTTATTCTTCGGTCCAGGACTGGGTTCTGGATATCGAGTCCCTGTCGATCCGTCGCGGTGCGCGCGTCGGCATCATCGGGACGACCGGCAGCGGCAAGAGCACGCTACTCGATCTCATCATGGGGTTGTTGCCTCCGAGCGAAGGTAAGATCTGGATCGATGAAACGGAGGTGACCGAGGACAACGTCGTCGCCTGGCGCCGGTCGGTTGCCCACGTCTCACAGTCGCTATATTTGGCGGACAGCACCATTGCCGAGAACATCGCGTTCGGAGTGCCGCGGCACGAAATCGACCGGGGCCGAGTTTCCCGAGCCGCGGAAATGGCGCAGATCGCTGGCTTCATCGATGGCCTGTCGGAGGGATTCGACACGATGGTCGGCGAGCAGGGTGTGCGGCTGTCCGGCGGACAGCGACAGCGCATCGGCATCGCCCGGGCACTCTACAAGGATGCCACGGTCCTAGCGCTCGACGAGGCGACCAGCGCGCTCGACAACGAGACCGAGGCCGCCGTGATGGAATCGATCGATGCCCTTGACCGAGACATGACGCTGCTGATCGTCGCGCACCGGATGAGCACGCTGCGCGGCTGCGACATCGTCTTGTCGCTGGAGAACGGCCGCGTGACGCGGGTCATCGCGGATCGGGCCAAGATTGCGGAATTCGGAACGCCCCCTATTGCTTTGGCAAAGTCATGA
- a CDS encoding glycosyltransferase family 2 protein, translating into MTDVSILLPSIRPALARQRIDQFAKTATAVDYEIVVVSPFVVSGPRVVHVQEIERRGVIHAMNEAYRHASAPIVLLWSDDARPLEGSLARMLDFVLQQAEPALAGFRKRAPGGRESEQWSVYGHLYVGWLCASKASIEAAGGLFDPEFRNYWADPDLSLRIHEIGGRVAICPDAWLEIDQAADEVKQSNLSGSFEKDTETFFGKWQSRMGRTPRHWWQVNTPVPYDLDGWIRHWLRKVPGLKQANDIVRAGFGRASN; encoded by the coding sequence ATGACGGACGTCAGTATTCTACTACCTTCGATCCGACCAGCACTTGCGCGCCAACGGATTGATCAATTTGCAAAGACGGCTACTGCCGTCGATTATGAGATCGTTGTGGTGAGCCCGTTCGTGGTGTCCGGCCCGCGTGTCGTGCACGTCCAGGAGATCGAGCGGCGAGGCGTCATTCACGCGATGAACGAGGCCTACCGCCACGCGTCCGCTCCAATCGTCCTGCTTTGGTCCGACGATGCGCGCCCGCTTGAGGGCAGCTTGGCGCGAATGCTCGATTTCGTGCTGCAGCAGGCAGAACCGGCTCTCGCTGGATTTCGCAAGCGCGCTCCGGGCGGGCGCGAGTCGGAACAATGGAGCGTCTATGGCCACCTGTATGTCGGCTGGCTCTGTGCTTCAAAGGCCTCGATTGAAGCCGCTGGAGGGTTGTTCGATCCCGAATTCCGCAATTACTGGGCTGACCCGGATCTGTCTCTGCGCATTCACGAGATCGGCGGCCGCGTTGCGATCTGTCCCGATGCGTGGCTGGAAATCGACCAGGCCGCCGACGAGGTGAAGCAATCCAACCTGAGTGGGTCTTTCGAGAAGGACACCGAAACATTTTTCGGTAAATGGCAGAGCCGGATGGGGCGAACGCCACGTCACTGGTGGCAGGTGAACACGCCGGTGCCGTACGATCTGGACGGCTGGATTCGCCATTGGCTTCGCAAAGTCCCTGGCCTGAAGCAGGCCAATGATATAGTGCGTGCCGGCTTCGGCCGCGCCAGCAACTGA
- a CDS encoding D-sedoheptulose-7-phosphate isomerase: MSIAEYLDLSARILSESAAYAGCAQVDRAVEVLVDALSAGYPLLVCGNGGSASDAMHITGELVGRFLKERRALNCICLSSNPAVLTAWANDYAFETVFARQVEAYAKPGGVVIGISTSGNSKNVVTAFEAAKSCGMATIALTGEGGGSLAAIADILIDVPSRSTPIIQQVHICLYHYLCEQVEARLVATGAS; the protein is encoded by the coding sequence ATGTCGATCGCCGAGTATCTTGACCTTTCCGCACGCATTCTGAGCGAGAGCGCCGCCTATGCAGGGTGTGCGCAGGTCGATCGCGCGGTCGAGGTGTTGGTTGATGCGCTGTCGGCAGGGTATCCGCTGTTGGTCTGTGGTAACGGCGGGTCGGCGTCGGATGCCATGCACATCACCGGCGAGCTGGTCGGACGGTTCCTGAAGGAACGCAGGGCCCTGAATTGCATCTGCCTGTCGTCGAATCCTGCAGTGCTCACCGCCTGGGCGAACGACTACGCATTCGAGACTGTGTTCGCGCGGCAGGTCGAGGCCTATGCGAAGCCGGGTGGTGTCGTCATCGGTATTTCGACCTCGGGCAACTCTAAAAACGTCGTTACGGCCTTCGAAGCGGCGAAATCGTGCGGTATGGCGACGATCGCGCTGACGGGCGAGGGGGGGGGGAGCCTCGCCGCTATAGCCGACATCCTGATCGACGTGCCCTCGCGGTCTACGCCGATTATCCAGCAGGTTCATATCTGCCTGTATCATTACCTGTGCGAGCAGGTCGAAGCGCGGCTGGTCGCAACGGGAGCTTCCTGA
- a CDS encoding GDP-L-fucose synthase family protein, with amino-acid sequence MQSTGHFDLRNKRVFVAGHRGMVGSAIVRRLKQESCEVLIVARDEVDLTRQAAVEAWMRANRPDAVFFAAGRVGGIHANNTYTAEFIAHNLQMTVNVIETAHATGVTKLLFPGSACMYPKFATQPMKEEFVLTGSLEPTNEPYAIAKIAGAKLCEAFRRQFGDDFIAITPPNLYGPGDNYSPEDGHVVAALLRRFHIAKTTNAPVVSVWGSGKPRREFLAVDDFADACVFAMKNCSGHGFLNVGTGKDTAIGDLARLIAEVVGYEGRIEFDASRPDGAPQRLLDASRFAALGWKAKTSLRDGLTATYADFLAGGGRNAPPSSEH; translated from the coding sequence ATGCAATCAACCGGACACTTCGATCTCCGCAACAAGCGCGTCTTCGTCGCCGGCCATCGCGGCATGGTCGGGAGCGCGATCGTTCGCCGGCTGAAGCAGGAATCCTGTGAGGTCCTGATCGTCGCGCGCGACGAGGTCGACCTGACGCGGCAGGCGGCCGTCGAAGCCTGGATGAGAGCCAATAGGCCCGATGCCGTGTTCTTCGCCGCCGGTCGCGTCGGCGGCATCCACGCCAACAACACCTATACGGCCGAATTCATCGCTCACAACCTACAAATGACGGTCAACGTCATCGAGACTGCCCACGCTACGGGCGTCACGAAACTGCTGTTTCCGGGGTCGGCCTGCATGTATCCTAAATTCGCGACGCAGCCCATGAAGGAAGAATTCGTCCTCACCGGCTCCCTCGAACCAACCAACGAGCCCTATGCCATCGCGAAGATCGCCGGCGCCAAGCTCTGCGAAGCGTTTCGTCGCCAATTCGGTGACGACTTCATTGCAATCACCCCGCCCAACCTCTACGGCCCCGGCGACAACTATAGTCCTGAAGACGGTCATGTCGTCGCGGCGCTGCTCCGTCGCTTCCATATCGCCAAGACCACGAATGCGCCGGTCGTAAGCGTGTGGGGCAGCGGCAAGCCGCGACGCGAGTTCCTCGCCGTCGACGATTTTGCCGACGCGTGCGTGTTCGCGATGAAGAATTGCTCCGGTCACGGCTTCCTGAATGTCGGTACAGGGAAGGATACCGCAATTGGCGACCTGGCCAGGCTGATCGCCGAAGTCGTCGGCTATGAAGGCAGGATCGAGTTCGACGCATCCCGCCCGGACGGCGCGCCACAGCGTCTGCTGGATGCCTCGAGGTTTGCGGCGCTCGGCTGGAAGGCGAAAACCAGCCTACGCGACGGACTGACCGCCACCTACGCCGACTTCCTGGCAGGAGGCGGACGTAACGCACCTCCGTCAAGCGAGCATTAG